Proteins encoded in a region of the Photobacterium angustum genome:
- a CDS encoding Nif3-like dinuclear metal center hexameric protein translates to MNNFALETVLNEFLSPHLIKDYCPNGLQVEGKTEVKKIVTGVTACQALIDRAIEEKADALVVHHGFFWKGEAAEIRGMKYRRIKALIENGINLYAYHLPLDVHTQVGNNVQLAQRLDLDITGGLELGNPRSVAIYGELDQAITGEDFAARIAMALQREPLHIAPSTSHLIKKVGWCTGGGQDYIELAFQQGCDAFISGEVSERTTHIARELGIHYFAAGHHATERYGVKALGEWLAQEYNFDVTFIDIDNPV, encoded by the coding sequence ATGAATAATTTTGCTTTAGAAACTGTACTTAATGAGTTTCTTTCTCCTCACTTGATTAAAGATTATTGTCCTAATGGGTTGCAAGTTGAAGGTAAAACTGAAGTTAAAAAAATTGTTACTGGTGTAACGGCTTGTCAGGCTCTAATTGATAGAGCCATCGAAGAGAAAGCTGATGCTCTTGTTGTCCACCATGGCTTTTTTTGGAAAGGCGAGGCGGCTGAAATTCGTGGTATGAAATATCGTCGCATTAAAGCGTTGATTGAAAATGGGATTAATTTATATGCTTATCATTTACCATTAGATGTGCATACGCAGGTTGGTAATAATGTACAACTAGCACAGCGTTTAGATTTAGACATTACTGGAGGTTTAGAGTTAGGTAACCCCCGTTCTGTTGCGATTTATGGTGAGTTAGATCAAGCGATCACAGGAGAGGATTTCGCGGCAAGAATTGCAATGGCACTTCAACGCGAACCATTACATATCGCACCGAGTACATCTCATTTAATAAAAAAAGTGGGTTGGTGTACTGGAGGCGGGCAAGATTATATTGAATTAGCATTTCAGCAAGGCTGTGACGCCTTTATTTCTGGTGAAGTATCTGAAAGAACGACTCATATTGCACGCGAATTAGGTATTCATTATTTTGCTGCTGGTCATCATGCAACAGAGCGCTATGGCGTGAAAGCATTGGGTGAATGGTTAGCACAAGAATATAACTTTGATGTGACGTTTATCGACATTGATAATCCAGTATAG
- a CDS encoding DUF2517 family protein: MYTQYSKFNITFRRVFVVLAGLLSLPVLLLLPVNKRTRMGSFLHRYWVQTSAQPVWLKKVEQGLK, encoded by the coding sequence ATGTACACTCAGTATTCAAAGTTCAATATTACTTTTCGTCGTGTTTTTGTTGTACTAGCAGGATTGCTTTCATTACCTGTTTTACTTTTATTACCTGTCAATAAACGTACGCGTATGGGTAGTTTCTTACACCGTTATTGGGTGCAAACTAGCGCTCAGCCTGTATGGCTTAAAAAAGTTGAGCAAGGCTTAAAATAA
- a CDS encoding DUF1853 family protein, with amino-acid sequence MLQKERDKQLSKDYLAVLNMPNLISSYDYVCDDTWFEVFNRHAQLPHIALYTGNRRLGFYYQWLWQQLIISHPHYELMEEEVQLHWHKQTIGSIDFLVKNLLTDEIEHWEVAIKFYLAYNNNWPGPNAKDNLDKKTNRMIEHQLTLSEHEAFKTTFDEQPTKRRLIMQGRLFHAWPEPQQGSAINVNPKANTGLWCYQSDAAHLVLKALTKKQWIAPPAFAELDEYLDPNQITVPTQAVDRKDRVWFIVPNHWPKHNSELRA; translated from the coding sequence ATGTTACAAAAAGAAAGAGATAAACAATTATCGAAGGATTATCTCGCTGTACTCAATATGCCAAATTTGATCTCATCATACGATTATGTCTGTGACGACACTTGGTTTGAAGTTTTTAATCGCCACGCACAACTTCCCCACATAGCGCTCTACACTGGAAATCGTCGCTTAGGGTTTTATTATCAATGGCTATGGCAGCAATTAATTATTTCTCACCCTCACTACGAACTGATGGAAGAAGAAGTCCAACTTCATTGGCATAAACAGACTATTGGCTCTATTGATTTTCTTGTTAAAAACCTATTGACTGATGAAATTGAACATTGGGAAGTCGCCATCAAATTTTATCTCGCCTATAACAATAACTGGCCAGGACCAAATGCTAAAGACAATCTTGACAAGAAAACAAACCGAATGATTGAGCATCAACTCACTCTTAGCGAGCATGAGGCATTTAAAACTACATTTGATGAACAACCGACCAAACGTCGACTTATCATGCAAGGACGATTATTTCACGCTTGGCCTGAGCCACAACAAGGCTCAGCTATTAATGTTAACCCAAAGGCTAACACTGGGTTATGGTGCTACCAGTCTGATGCTGCACATCTAGTTTTGAAAGCATTGACGAAAAAACAGTGGATCGCGCCACCAGCTTTCGCTGAACTTGATGAGTATCTCGACCCAAATCAAATTACCGTACCAACACAAGCTGTTGATAGAAAAGACAGGGTGTGGTTTATCGTTCCGAATCATTGGCCAAAGCATAATAGTGAATTGAGAGCATAA
- the pgm gene encoding phosphoglucomutase (alpha-D-glucose-1,6-bisphosphate-dependent), translated as MAIHPRAGQRAQQEDMHNIPALIANYFLIEPSAQDASQQVEFGTSGHRGTADKGTFNQHHIWAIAQAIAEVRAENGVTGPLFLGKDTHALSEPAFTSTLEVLVANNVQVVIQEGKGYTPTPGISHSILCYNKAHDDKADGIVITPSHNPPQDGGIKYNPVHGGPAESELTTAIERRANEIIANGLADVKRVYIVDALVSQLVVEQDLVAPYVADLVNVINMEAIQKSELKLGVDPLGGSGIEYWRQIAAYYALDLTLVNESIDPSFRFMSLDKDGVVRMDCSSPYAMAGLLAYRDNYDLAFGNDPDYDRHGIVTPAGLMNPNHYLAVCIDYLFRHRNDWGKQVAVGKTLVSSALIDRVVAALGRELVEVPVGFKWFVDGLFSGKLGFGGEESAGASFLRKDGTPWSTDKDGILLCLLAAEITAVTGKTPQEYYEELADKFGRSEYSRLQAVANKEQKAVLSKLSPEMVSAETLAGEPITARLTHAPGNGAAIGGLKVTTENGWFAARPSGTEDIYKIYCESFKGKEHLALIEQEAQEIVSKVFADAGL; from the coding sequence ATGGCTATTCATCCTCGTGCTGGGCAACGAGCTCAGCAAGAAGATATGCATAACATTCCAGCACTTATCGCTAATTATTTTCTTATAGAGCCTAGTGCTCAAGATGCATCGCAGCAAGTAGAGTTTGGTACTTCAGGTCATCGAGGAACAGCAGATAAAGGCACATTTAATCAGCATCATATTTGGGCTATTGCGCAAGCTATTGCTGAAGTGCGTGCTGAAAATGGAGTGACGGGACCACTTTTTTTAGGAAAAGATACCCATGCATTATCAGAGCCTGCTTTTACTTCAACATTAGAAGTACTTGTTGCTAATAATGTTCAAGTTGTTATTCAAGAAGGTAAGGGATATACCCCGACACCTGGCATTTCTCATTCTATCCTTTGTTACAACAAAGCTCATGATGATAAAGCTGATGGTATTGTTATCACGCCATCGCATAACCCACCTCAAGATGGCGGTATTAAATATAACCCTGTCCATGGTGGGCCCGCTGAAAGTGAATTAACAACAGCGATTGAACGCCGTGCTAATGAAATCATTGCAAACGGTTTGGCTGATGTTAAGCGTGTATATATTGTTGACGCTTTAGTTTCTCAACTTGTTGTTGAGCAAGATTTAGTCGCACCTTATGTTGCAGATCTTGTAAATGTTATAAATATGGAAGCGATTCAAAAATCAGAGCTTAAGTTGGGTGTAGATCCCCTTGGTGGTTCAGGTATTGAATACTGGCGTCAAATTGCCGCATATTATGCGCTAGATCTAACACTTGTTAATGAATCTATTGATCCATCATTTCGTTTTATGTCATTAGATAAAGATGGCGTAGTACGTATGGACTGTTCATCGCCATATGCAATGGCAGGGTTACTGGCGTACAGAGATAACTACGATCTAGCGTTTGGTAACGACCCTGATTACGACCGTCATGGTATCGTAACACCTGCAGGTTTAATGAATCCTAACCATTATCTTGCCGTATGTATTGATTACTTATTCCGTCATCGTAACGATTGGGGTAAGCAAGTTGCAGTAGGTAAAACATTAGTATCTAGTGCTTTGATTGATCGTGTTGTTGCAGCATTAGGCCGTGAACTTGTTGAGGTTCCAGTAGGTTTTAAATGGTTTGTTGATGGCTTATTTAGCGGTAAGTTAGGTTTTGGCGGTGAAGAAAGTGCGGGCGCATCTTTCTTACGTAAAGACGGCACGCCTTGGTCAACAGATAAAGACGGTATTTTACTGTGTTTGTTAGCTGCAGAGATCACTGCTGTAACAGGTAAAACACCGCAAGAATATTACGAAGAGTTAGCAGATAAGTTTGGACGTTCAGAATATTCTCGTTTGCAAGCTGTCGCGAATAAAGAGCAGAAAGCGGTATTAAGTAAGCTTTCTCCCGAAATGGTTTCAGCTGAAACACTAGCTGGTGAACCAATCACTGCACGTCTAACTCATGCGCCAGGTAATGGTGCTGCGATTGGCGGTTTAAAAGTGACGACTGAAAATGGTTGGTTTGCTGCGCGTCCATCAGGCACAGAAGATATTTACAAGATCTATTGTGAAAGCTTTAAGGGCAAAGAACATCTAGCGCTTATTGAGCAAGAAGCACAGGAAATTGTCAGTAAAGTCTTTGCCGACGCAGGTTTATAA
- the seqA gene encoding replication initiation negative regulator SeqA — translation MKTIEVDEELYRYIASQTQHIGESASDILRRLLMVPEEQLQQQPAVVMPVRPKGIVVSKDAGNVPTMDRVKEMRTVLISDEFAAQEKAIGRFMMILSSLYSIDAEGFSEAAAIKGRTRVYFAHDEETLLASGKTTKPKSIPSTPFWVITNTNTERKRQMIDQLMTKMGFGSDIIDKVCGEI, via the coding sequence ATGAAGACTATTGAAGTAGACGAAGAACTATATCGTTATATTGCTAGCCAAACTCAACATATTGGTGAAAGTGCTTCTGATATTTTGCGTCGCTTGCTTATGGTGCCAGAAGAGCAACTACAGCAGCAACCTGCTGTGGTAATGCCTGTTCGTCCGAAAGGGATCGTTGTTAGTAAAGATGCTGGCAATGTACCAACGATGGATCGTGTTAAAGAAATGCGAACAGTATTGATCTCTGATGAATTTGCAGCACAAGAAAAAGCAATTGGTCGTTTTATGATGATCTTATCTTCTTTGTATAGCATTGATGCAGAAGGTTTTTCTGAAGCTGCTGCAATTAAAGGTCGTACCCGCGTTTACTTTGCTCATGACGAAGAAACGTTGCTAGCAAGTGGTAAAACGACGAAACCTAAGTCGATTCCATCAACACCATTCTGGGTGATTACAAATACAAATACTGAGCGTAAGCGTCAAATGATTGACCAGCTGATGACTAAGATGGGATTTGGTTCAGACATTATTGATAAGGTATGTGGCGAAATCTAA
- a CDS encoding alpha/beta fold hydrolase, protein MNLHYQVEGDGKTIILIHGLFGSAANLGLLARSLKNNYKVISVDLRNHGLSPHSDHFTYQEMAQDVLNVIKHLGIDQFSVIGHSMGGKVAMALAALAPNQLEHLVVLDMAPVSYQAHRHQNVFNGLQEVNKHTITKRSEAEQFLAQHVEDAGVRQFLLKSLAKQGEHYQWRFNVDGIIANYSTIMGWQPAVEPFKGKTLFIKGQESDYIMPEYRDEIMRQFPQAKAHMVANTGHWLHAEKPETVTRIITNFLDK, encoded by the coding sequence GTGAATCTTCATTATCAAGTTGAAGGCGATGGAAAAACGATCATTTTGATCCATGGTTTATTCGGCAGTGCCGCTAATCTAGGGCTCTTAGCCAGATCTTTGAAAAATAACTATAAAGTAATTAGCGTTGATCTTCGCAATCATGGATTATCCCCACACAGTGATCATTTTACCTATCAGGAAATGGCGCAAGATGTACTTAATGTGATCAAGCACTTAGGTATTGATCAATTTTCGGTGATTGGTCATTCAATGGGTGGAAAAGTAGCCATGGCATTGGCTGCATTAGCACCAAATCAGTTAGAACATTTGGTTGTACTGGATATGGCTCCGGTTAGCTATCAAGCACATCGACATCAAAATGTGTTTAACGGCTTACAAGAAGTGAATAAACATACCATTACCAAACGTAGTGAAGCCGAACAGTTTCTTGCTCAACATGTTGAAGACGCCGGTGTAAGACAATTTTTACTTAAATCTCTCGCCAAGCAAGGTGAACATTATCAATGGCGATTTAATGTTGATGGGATTATTGCCAACTACAGCACCATTATGGGTTGGCAACCAGCTGTAGAGCCGTTCAAAGGCAAAACATTATTTATTAAAGGCCAAGAATCTGACTATATCATGCCAGAATATCGGGATGAAATTATGCGGCAATTCCCTCAGGCCAAAGCACATATGGTGGCAAATACTGGGCATTGGCTCCATGCAGAAAAACCAGAAACGGTGACCCGTATCATCACAAACTTCCTTGATAAATAA
- a CDS encoding DUF2788 domain-containing protein codes for MLHEYIGLIKSIGIYLVFTVIFFFIGMAVKDVLKQGNVLPFGQKIVWLALFLGFAGFITKGIIQLNWEGTGI; via the coding sequence TTGCTTCATGAATACATAGGCTTAATTAAATCCATTGGAATTTATCTTGTTTTTACCGTTATTTTTTTCTTTATCGGTATGGCAGTAAAAGATGTCTTAAAACAAGGTAATGTCCTTCCCTTTGGACAAAAAATTGTTTGGCTAGCCTTGTTCCTTGGCTTTGCTGGATTTATAACCAAAGGTATTATTCAACTAAATTGGGAAGGTACTGGGATTTAA
- the fldA gene encoding flavodoxin FldA, with the protein MASVGLFFGSDTGNTEAVAKMIQKQLGDKLVEVKDIAKSSKEDIDNFDLLLLGIPTWYYGEPQCDWDDFFPELEQIDFSTKLVAIFGCGDQEDYAEYFCDSMGTVRDIVESRGATIVGNFSTEGFEFEASKALVDDNHFVGLCIDEDRQPELTAQRVKQWVEQIYDEMCLAELAD; encoded by the coding sequence ATGGCAAGCGTTGGACTCTTCTTTGGTAGCGACACAGGTAATACCGAAGCTGTCGCTAAAATGATTCAAAAACAACTTGGTGACAAGCTAGTTGAAGTAAAAGATATCGCAAAAAGCAGCAAAGAAGATATCGACAACTTTGATCTACTACTACTTGGTATTCCTACTTGGTACTACGGTGAACCACAGTGTGATTGGGATGACTTTTTCCCAGAGCTTGAGCAAATTGATTTTTCAACTAAGCTTGTGGCTATCTTTGGTTGTGGTGACCAAGAAGATTACGCAGAATATTTCTGTGATTCAATGGGTACAGTACGTGACATCGTTGAAAGTCGTGGTGCAACGATTGTGGGTAACTTCTCAACAGAAGGCTTTGAGTTTGAAGCTTCAAAAGCACTTGTTGATGACAACCACTTCGTAGGTTTATGTATTGATGAAGATCGCCAACCAGAACTTACAGCACAGCGTGTTAAGCAATGGGTTGAGCAAATTTATGATGAAATGTGCTTAGCAGAACTTGCTGATTAA
- a CDS encoding DUF4442 domain-containing protein gives MYKVYKPSIVKFALNLWPPFWGAGIKIVTISDDFRFVRIKLKLRWWNKNANRTQYGGSIFSLTDPVYSLMLMGILGREYFVWDKQANINFIKPGDSDLTADFVISEQCIEEIKRVTKSGEKYFPSFTVNVLNCRGELVSQVERTLYVRKKPEYRMESNVIS, from the coding sequence TTGTACAAAGTTTATAAACCCAGCATTGTAAAGTTTGCACTTAATCTATGGCCACCTTTCTGGGGAGCTGGTATCAAGATTGTTACGATCAGTGATGATTTTCGATTTGTTAGAATAAAGTTGAAATTACGCTGGTGGAATAAGAATGCAAACCGTACACAGTATGGTGGAAGTATTTTTTCACTTACAGATCCTGTTTATTCTTTGATGTTAATGGGCATACTTGGACGTGAGTATTTTGTCTGGGATAAACAAGCAAATATCAACTTTATTAAACCGGGCGATAGTGATTTAACCGCTGATTTTGTGATTTCGGAACAGTGTATCGAAGAGATAAAGCGTGTTACAAAATCTGGAGAGAAGTATTTTCCCTCTTTTACGGTGAATGTATTGAATTGCCGAGGGGAGTTAGTTTCTCAAGTTGAGCGAACCTTATATGTAAGAAAAAAACCAGAATATCGAATGGAATCGAATGTGATATCTTGA
- the fur gene encoding ferric iron uptake transcriptional regulator, translating to MSDNNHALKQAGLKVTLPRLKILEVLQEPDCQHISAEDLYKKLIDIGEEIGLATVYRVLNQFDDAGIVTRHHFEGGKSVFELSTQHHHDHLVCLDCGKVIEFSDDIIEDRQKQIAESFNVRLTNHSLYLYGHCMNGNCAEDETLHDPK from the coding sequence ATGTCAGATAATAATCATGCGCTAAAACAAGCAGGCTTAAAAGTTACTCTTCCGCGCCTTAAAATTTTGGAAGTACTGCAAGAACCTGATTGCCAACATATCAGTGCTGAAGACTTGTACAAAAAACTTATCGATATTGGCGAAGAAATTGGCCTAGCGACAGTCTATCGCGTACTCAACCAGTTTGATGATGCAGGCATTGTCACCCGACATCATTTTGAAGGTGGTAAGTCTGTTTTCGAACTATCAACTCAACACCACCATGATCATCTTGTTTGTCTTGATTGTGGTAAAGTTATCGAGTTTTCAGATGACATCATCGAAGATCGTCAAAAACAAATTGCAGAAAGCTTCAATGTTCGCCTAACAAATCATAGCCTTTACCTATACGGTCATTGCATGAACGGCAACTGCGCCGAAGATGAAACACTTCACGACCCAAAGTAA
- a CDS encoding linear amide C-N hydrolase — protein sequence MKVKPLVLALITTLSLSSLISSANACTRILWQTEDHGVFVSRTMDWSESTNPYLANFPQGSEYTTHLSDKNLVTSKFAVTGITAYGVLMDGINSQGLSGNILYDGGMDLGKGNNKQTDGAITYLRHMLSQHKTVNDVVKAATALAPNEEFIEGIPVRIALHLSFQDPTGDSAIIEWREGKPQIWHGKQYTVMTNQPGYAQHLANIKRSARGWGEQAQQWSQTNLGTGGNTNPEDRFVHATYFSEHLKEPTSIINGILKLESTMFRIPHDAPNRPINGKMAGYATEYSVNRHLQSGETFVRYQWGDIFSQFKYNTQDIQKSGKMIFFKLSNAELAGNITEQIINSGH from the coding sequence ATGAAAGTAAAACCATTAGTACTCGCATTAATCACCACCCTATCCCTTTCAAGCCTAATATCTAGCGCGAATGCTTGTACTCGTATCCTTTGGCAAACAGAAGATCATGGCGTCTTTGTTTCTCGTACTATGGATTGGTCTGAGTCCACAAACCCTTACTTAGCAAACTTTCCTCAAGGTTCAGAATATACAACGCACCTGAGTGATAAGAACCTTGTTACATCCAAATTTGCTGTCACGGGGATCACTGCTTACGGCGTTCTAATGGATGGTATTAACTCACAAGGACTCAGTGGTAATATTCTTTATGATGGTGGAATGGATCTAGGCAAAGGTAATAATAAACAAACCGACGGCGCAATTACCTATCTTCGCCATATGTTGTCGCAACATAAAACAGTGAATGATGTTGTAAAAGCAGCCACAGCGCTGGCACCTAACGAAGAGTTTATTGAAGGAATTCCTGTTCGTATTGCTCTGCATTTATCTTTCCAAGATCCAACGGGCGATAGCGCTATTATTGAATGGCGTGAGGGCAAACCTCAAATTTGGCATGGAAAACAATATACCGTCATGACAAATCAGCCTGGTTATGCCCAACACCTTGCGAATATTAAACGTTCTGCACGTGGATGGGGCGAACAAGCTCAACAATGGAGCCAAACAAATTTAGGCACTGGCGGTAACACTAACCCTGAAGATCGTTTCGTTCATGCCACCTATTTTTCAGAGCACTTAAAAGAACCAACCAGCATCATCAATGGCATTTTAAAGCTCGAGTCAACGATGTTTCGTATTCCTCATGATGCGCCAAACCGCCCTATTAACGGAAAAATGGCAGGTTACGCAACTGAGTATTCGGTAAATAGGCATTTACAATCAGGTGAGACTTTCGTTCGCTATCAATGGGGAGATATATTTAGTCAATTTAAATACAACACCCAAGATATTCAAAAATCAGGCAAAATGATTTTCTTCAAATTAAGCAATGCTGAACTTGCGGGGAATATTACAGAGCAAATAATTAATTCGGGACATTAA